The genomic region GCAAACCCACCAATCATGACGCTCCAAGTCGTGGGGTCTCTCATTGTCATTCTATCAAACAGGTAATGAGCATAATCAATGGCCTTGTGTTGGACATAGTGGTAAAGGAGCTTGTTTGCAAGAACAAGGTGCCGTAATGTTCCATTGGCTATCAAATGGGCATGAACTTGTCTGACTTGAAAAACATTCTTGCACCTTAATAGCAGAGAAATACAAGAATCGGGTCCCATTGAGTCTAGTTGTTATTCTTTGAAAGTGTTTTAGACCAAATACTATGTTGTGGCTTGTGaacaaaagcaataaagcatatCTAACAAAACCATAATCAAAGGAACTTCGTAGATTCTGACTGGAGTATCCAAAATTTGGATGAAGTGAACAAGGAGAGAAACTTTGAAAATCCAGTTACCAGTTGCAAAATAGATTTGCAAATTACTAGTGtaacatttaaaattttaatttttaatttaattcttatacAGTTCAATGAAATTGATTTTATTCAGTTATTTAATCGTGTATTATTAAACCTTGTAGAATAACCCTATATaacattgttaaaaaaaattgtaataaactaataaacacCACAATTTATTTGGTTCGTTTGTAATATAAAATACCTTGTACTAAAATCATATAAAGTTGATAttgtaactaaaaataataaatatatctaACGTAGAGACACCAATATAACTAACGCATTTGACTAGTCAACTTCATTATGCATTTCTAAACTATCTTTTGGTGATTAATTTTAACCTTTATTACTCCCTTGTACGAGTAAACCAATCACTCATTAATTTTAATAAAGTTACGTGTGCATCAAGTCACATTCGAAAGGGTttcaaagtgaaaaaaaaaaaaaagacgttGACGATGATAGTATAGAACAGAATATTGCTGCAAAAATAGTATAGAACATTACAGAAAAAATGAATCCCCAATATCTGAAAATTTTCCTGTGTGAATTCACATAAAAAAGCAGACCTCTATGGtatttttttcaacaaaaacGTGCATTTGCTAACAAAAAAGAGTTAATGACCCTGGCACTGGCAAATACTAGAATTAGCATGGAGGATACTAGCTCATTACTTGGTGACCCTGTAAGCCTGCAAAACCAACACCAATTAAGGTTATTGAATGTTCAAAGATAAATACAAATTTATACAAAATAACTAAGATTGTTTGATGAATTATATTTTACTAAATATAAATTGATACTCACCTTAATCTTTTTAAGAAGCTCTTTAGCATTTTTGTCATTTTTGAAGTGTTGCCTTACCGGCTGCATATTTCAAGAAACAATAATTTAGTATGCTACATTGTTGCTTTGAAACTTAAGAGGGAccaaagaaaagtaaaagatgcATAAACAAAATCAGAAAAATCACCTCCAGAATTTTATTCAATGCCTTCGACAAAGCTGGCTTGAGGTCACCTGGATGTACTTCCCCACTTTCATACGCGGCGGTCAGCTCTTCAAAGGTTTTGAATGTCCTGAGATTAAATGAAATCAGGAACACATAACAACAATAAATTGTACAGAAGAAAAAGGAAGCTACATATACGGAATGCACCAGAATGGTCAAGAAAATTGCTCCAGCTAACAATGTGATGTTAAAGCCGACTAACCGAGGAAGGGGAAAAAAAGTAGACCACTCAAATGTCATCAACATAAGGACCACTTATTATTGGACATAAGGTAGCAAAAACTTACTTGTTACCACCATTACTTTCACTACGCTCCACTGTGAACTCATGAAACCATGGTAAGACAAGATATTTAATGTACTCCAAACATGGGTTTCCTTCCACTATCTGTGGTGGGCAATATGCCTTCTTTATCTTCACATTCACTTCGGCCTGTGATATCAAAAATATAAAGTTGAGAAGTCATTTAAAAAAAAGTTACGAAGAAGGAACTGAAAAAACTATTTAACAGACACAATTTTACATATTTGTGACTTTTTATCCCTTTTGATTATAAGCAATCTTTTACTGGAAGAAGAAAAAAGCACTTCCATGACACTATCAGCAGCTTACCTCCTCATCTTCCATGAAAATGGAAGAAGACGTATCACTTTTTGACATCTTTTCTTGCCCTTGCAGTAGACCGGGCAGCATGTCTGCAAATCACCGCAAAATCAATTAGTAAAGATAAACAGCTTCACAATGCATTAGTTTAAAAAGTGAGTGTAGGAGAATACGGTGGGACAGAATAATGGGCTTGTTCTTTCTCTTAATGTCATCGCAATATTCTCTAGCAAGTACATTCACTTTTCGCTGATCCATTCCCAGTTGGCAGATGTCAGCCTGTTCTAAGATAAAACATAATGCATTACTTACTAACATGTTTTAAGAAAATTGACAACTATAGATTTAAAGGTTAGGAATTGAGAGACATCACGACATCTGaatactaatttgaataaaaaattatataccaGTTGGATATTATAGAAACTGAAGAAAGTAGGAGGGGAAAAGCAGTATAGCAAAATCATTCAATAGTCAGTAAATGCAGAAATCAAAACATCCAAACCATCTAGTCATCTACAAGTTTCCAAACCATATTTCCCCAGCTACAAATATAGACAGTTCACACATAAGAGCACTGTTTATACAAATGTAAAATAAACGATGCAAGTATATATAAAGAAGAAAGCAGAAATTCACCTTGAGGTAAAATATGTCAGCACACTGCATGCATGGATAAAATATCTGAGCAGCAGTCAACTCATCCTGTTCACTTCTTCCCATAATTTGGCTACACCTATATTATTTGaaggggaaaaaaataaaaaaaaagtcaataTGCAAGTCCAAATTCACCATTTTAccaaatcatataaataaaatcatTAAAAGAAGCAAGAACCTGAGAATCCTTTTTAGGTTGTTCTTCTGAGCTATATCCAACACAAGAGGCCAGTACTCATCAGCCCTTGCATTAATTTCTTTCGATGACCACAGGAACTCAACTTTTCCTCCATCCAAATCCATCCCAACAGCTTTCCAGATCTCAATGAAGTAATTACCCACTGTCTCAATTTTCTTCAAGTCTCCCCCCATTTTGTTATTTAGCTTGGCAAACCAATCTGCGATCCAGATTTTAACGCGGCAGCCAGCAGATATCAGCTTGTTCACATTGATTGCCTTCATCACTCCCTATACATAAACCACAAGGCCTTCAAAACCATTCACGCCATATTCATTTACCTTAGTCATCAACTATACACTATTTATTAGCCTATGATACACAAATACTCAAAGTTTGCTACGTATTCATATCATTTACTGCTACTTTAGTCTTCTTGTGCATTTcactaattttgtaattaaagaTAAGACTGATCTCTCTACTCCATGTCTCATGCAGATGAGATGAAGTTAACAGCAATAGAGTCTAGCCATTATGTCTCTATATAAAGGATATAGTGATTAGGATATTTAATTAAGAtaattatgtatatattattcATTTAATAGATACTGCTACATTCATATTCCACATTTTAATAAAATTCCCTAGTTACAATATGGTAAATCCATCATATTCAAAACTCGTACCCCTATTCTAGCAACACAAATCATCAGCAACATTTCTTCCACTAAAATAGACGAACCTACTGAAAAATGACATTCATTTGAAACAatttatatatgaaaaaaaaaacctgaGCAATGTGCATTCTTCCAGAAGGTTCAAATCCATCATAGCAAACTGGCTCGGGTTTCTTGTCAAGGAGGTTTCGGAGTTCGTCTTCTTGAATGCACTCCTCTCCAATACTCCTCACAATAGCAAACTTCTGATCTAAGGTCAACCTACcgcaaaaattaattaatttaataataataataataataataataattataatacgaTAAAAATAGTCAAATGCTGGAAACTAAAAACCTGAATTAAGAATTTGAAGAGGAAACTTACTGAGAAGCTGAATTTTGATCGGAAGTGCTGGAACTGCACCGATCACCGCCGCCGCCGCCACCACCACATAGATTCACAATTCTCATTAGACAGTTCAGTAGAGAACTATTTCTTTTTTCAAgtcaaagaaaaaatataaaaatacaaaaattaacNNNNNNNNNNNNNNNNNNNNNNNNNNNNNNNNNNNNNNNNNNNNNNNNNNNNNNNNNNNNNNNNNNNNNNNNNNNNNNNNNNNNNNNNNNNNNNNNNNNNNNNNNNNNNNNNNNNNNNNNNNNNNNNNNNNNNNNNNNNNNNNNNNNNNNNNNNNNNNNNNNNNNNNNNNNNNNNNNNNNNNNNNNNNNNNNNNNNNNNNNNNNNNNNNNNNNNNNNNNNNNNNNNNNNNNNNNNNNNNNNNNNNNNNNNNNNNNNNNNNNNNNNNNNNNNNNNNNNNNNNNNNNNNNNNNNNNAAGCTTCATCAGTCtgcagaagaaaacaaaaataaaaagtgagGTTTACAGATTGAAGGTTGTAGAAGTGATAGTGAAGGTGAGAGGGTGGTTCCGAACCTGAGGTTCCGCCATTGACGTAGAGGAAGAGTTCGAGCAGCCGGAGAGTGAGTTGAAAGGATCTGATTGAAGTCTGAAGAGTTCATCTCATAGGGCTGCTAAAGTAAATGGGCCGCCAGCTCGTTAGATATTCGGGTCGGGTCATCCAATTGGGCCTGTGTTCATATaaaagtttttcttctttaagattGCTCACAGTCCAAAAACACTTGAAATGTGAGgatgttttgaaaaaaaaaattcaactaagTTTTTAATAGTTAGGTGAATATATGATTACAGTTAATTTAGgacaaattattatttttaaccataaaaaatttgaacattcacaattttagttaTAACATATAAGATGAGGTTATTTCTAAAAAACTGCACAAACAAGTGAACAACTATGTTATATGTACAATTAAGCAACACATATTTTATATATGAATATATGATGATTGATTTAGTGACATTTTCACTGCACAAAACAAATAATTTGTcgaatatataaattaatttgatatatttcATAATAAAAACAACGCTCGAATCTTTCGTAACCAACACAAAAAGATCCACAATTGTTAGAGAGATGCAAATGTTTCCACCATTTTTATGAAAGGTCATCTTCATGTGATAACTATTGGTAATTTGATGCCAGCATACAGGTCAATTTTTGTGCGAGATTAAATGTTACAACTTACATTAACTCACCAATTAGAAGGTCAAATTCATTTCTCAATACACGCTTAGTAATTAGTCCTAGTCATTCAACCCCACACTTTCCAATGGTTTCTTGAATTCCCACTTAGAACTCAGCCACCATCTATTCCCATTTCCCAATCccattgtaatttactttcttgaGTATATTTTTATATTACTAAGTAGATAAGATAACATAATTTCTTAGTATATATATGTGGCGTTAACTTGCTCTTGTTACTTCACTTGCATAGAGAGTGTGTAGTTGAGTCTCTCATCAAATGACCGAGTCAACGAGTCGACCCGTTGGCGGCACCGAGTTCAGCTGGTGCAAGGCTGTTCCCGGTGGCACTGGAATCACTGTACTAGGCCTCATCCTCTCTAAACCACCAACCATCTCGTTTCTCCAAAATGCCCTCAACGATATCCAAAATTCCCATCCTATCCTCCGCTCAAAAATCCACTTCGACGATTCCACCAACACCTTCCACTTCGTTACTCAACAAACTCCCTACGTTGAAATCCAACCGTACGATCACCAATCAGCTTCCCAAATCATCCAAACCCAATCCAACGGACACGATCAAATCGAGCCCTTCCACGCTCTCTTCGAGCACGAGCTGAATGTGAACACGTGGCGCGATCACAGCGAGGGAGAGATCGACGCGATGTTTGCGAGCGCGTACGCGATCGAAGATGACCGGTTAGCGGTGTTCCTCCGCCTGCACACGGCGGTCTGTGACCGAGTTACTTCAACGGCGCTGTTAGGGGAGCTGATCGAGCGGTTGCGCATCGGCGGCGATGGCGGCGGAAGGAAGATGGAAGTGGAAGAGATGAACGTGGCGCTTGAGGATCTGGTTCCTGAAGAGAAAAAGAGGAAACCGTTTTGGGCGCGTGGATTTGACATGCTTGGCTATTCGTTGAACGGGTTCAGGCTTGGGAATTTGAATTTCGTAGATGCTGATTCGCCAAGAAGCTCTAGGATTCTGAGGTTGCGATTCAACGAAGAAGAAACCAAAAATCTAATTGATGTGAGAAGTTACTAATTTCTAATTTTCTATAATAATTTTCGGTATATTCTTTAGTACTTCAAGTAATTTAACATATTTAAGTGTTGCGAATGGgaagatttatgattttaatcacTAGTGTAGTGTCCACTGTCCACTGATTTGAGCTAATATATTTATATGAAAGGGAAAGTACGTGGAGTCAATGGAATATTTAGGGAGATTTAGGGAGTATTAAAGATATAACAATTAGTGTTATTTTTATCTATTAGTTGAAGCTTTTGAGATGAGTAtaatgacatggtattagagatTTAGATCCGATTTTTAGGTGAAGAATGGTTTCATGATATGGTATTAGAGTTACATGAGATATTTATTATCTCTAGTATCCAGATATTCATTTTATTCATGGACCAAAGATTTagtctattgtacacattgtacgcttaggctTAGGCTATTGATTCTCTAGCAGTACTCGAAATTATAAAAATAAGAgtgatattattaaaattaaaaacatttaTTTTTTCGCAATATGTGGACCCTACAACTCCTCAAAGTGTCTATGCTTTACTATTCATGCTGAAAACAAAAATTTGATATGGGCCAATTTAGCTTAATGGAAGTATAGAATTCCCTTCAAAATGCTAAATTTGTTTGTTCTTCTTGTAGTATCAGACTACTAGTAACATATTTGTTATTCATATTCTTCCTAGaacatttttttcccttttggattaatttaattttaaaagatcaTGTAGGCATGCAAATCAAGAGGAATTAAGCTCTGTGGAGCACTTGCAGCAGCTGGAATGATTGCTTCATGGACCTCTAAGAATCTTCCTGATTATCAAAGGGAAAAATATGGTATGGTTACCCTTATCGATTGCCGTTCGATGCTCGATCCTGTTCTTTCCAGGGACCATGTTGGTAAGCCttaatttcttgtattctttcTGCCATTTTCTTAAAGATTGTTTTGTACTGCTATTGGTACCTTAACATAGAGCCTAGTTTGGTttgtagaagaaaaaaaaaatgttatggTCATCACTTTTAAAGAAACTACCAAATATGAATCATTTTCCATCAGAATCTATTAAGAATATGGTAATCACTGGCATGAAGTTGTCTTTACCTTCACGTGAAGATGATAAGTGAGAATCAGAGTACATGAAGGAATGTGATGCACACTTTAACGTTCTGATTCTGAATATATTGTTTTGGTTCAGGTTTTTACCATTCTGCAATCATGAACACACATGATGTGTGTAAAGAAACCCTATGGGAACTAGCAGAGAGAATCTACACATCCTTTGCAAATGCTAAGAACAGCAACAAGCATTTCACAGACATGTCTGACCTCAACTTCCTCATGCTCAAGGCTATTGAAAACCCAGGTTTGACGCCGTCATCATCGCTTAGAACTTCATTGATCTCTGTGTTCGAAGACCCCATTGTCGATGATTCGGCCGGAATTCGTCAAGAGCTTGGGGTGGAGGACTATCTAAGTTGTGGCTCCTTACATGGTATAGGAACATCCATGTCCTTATTTGACACCATTAAGGATGGAAAATTGGATTGTGCTTTTGTGTATCCATCACCACTTCATTCAAGAGAGCAGATTCAAGAATTAATTGATCATATGAAGAGTATACTTCTGAATGGTTGTAAGATTGAATGATGGTGATAATTATCATTTACAAATTCATACAACTATATGTTGCTTCTTCAATCCCAATTTATGGTTGTACTTGGTCTATTGAAATATTGGTAAGAAATAATGTAAACTGCAATAATGAAGGAATAAATCATCCACCGAAATTGTTATACCCTTTAAAGTATTCAATTCAGACAACATTTGACTATGTGAAGATTTGTAAGTTTCCCAACACAATTGTTGCCACTGATTACTGGGGTATCCTAAATAGATTTATATACTGAATTATTAAATTAGTCTAATTCAGAACTATATACTGACTTATTGAATTAGTCCAATTCGATTTAGCATGCATTCTTAATTCGATTTATTAGAACAAAAATGACATGGTATTGTTTTTGGGATCTTGACTAAATTCCAACTAATT from Arachis ipaensis cultivar K30076 chromosome B02, Araip1.1, whole genome shotgun sequence harbors:
- the LOC107626382 gene encoding tyrosine--tRNA ligase 1, cytoplasmic — protein: MRIVNLCGGGGGGGDRCSSSTSDQNSASQLTLDQKFAIVRSIGEECIQEDELRNLLDKKPEPVCYDGFEPSGRMHIAQGVMKAINVNKLISAGCRVKIWIADWFAKLNNKMGGDLKKIETVGNYFIEIWKAVGMDLDGGKVEFLWSSKEINARADEYWPLVLDIAQKNNLKRILRCSQIMGRSEQDELTAAQIFYPCMQCADIFYLKADICQLGMDQRKVNVLAREYCDDIKRKNKPIILSHHMLPGLLQGQEKMSKSDTSSSIFMEDEEAEVNVKIKKAYCPPQIVEGNPCLEYIKYLVLPWFHEFTVERSESNGGNKTFKTFEELTAAYESGEVHPGDLKPALSKALNKILEPVRQHFKNDKNAKELLKKIKAYRVTK
- the LOC107626381 gene encoding uncharacterized protein LOC107626381, which produces MTESTSRPVGGTEFSWCKAVPGGTGITVLGLILSKPPTISFLQNALNDIQNSHPILRSKIHFDDSTNTFHFVTQQTPYVEIQPYDHQSASQIIQTQSNGHDQIEPFHALFEHELNVNTWRDHSEGEIDAMFASAYAIEDDRLAVFLRLHTAVCDRVTSTALLGELIERLRIGGDGGGRKMEVEEMNVALEDLVPEEKKRKPFWARGFDMLGYSLNGFRLGNLNFVDADSPRSSRILRLRFNEEETKNLIDACKSRGIKLCGALAAAGMIASWTSKNLPDYQREKYGMVTLIDCRSMLDPVLSRDHVGFYHSAIMNTHDVCKETLWELAERIYTSFANAKNSNKHFTDMSDLNFLMLKAIENPGLTPSSSLRTSLISVFEDPIVDDSAGIRQELGVEDYLSCGSLHGIGTSMSLFDTIKDGKLDCAFVYPSPLHSREQIQELIDHMKSILLNGCKIE